TTTAGTCTATCCAGGATCATTTTAACACCAAGCCTCATGCTGATGTCTGATCAACCCTTATTATATCTTACATAAAGACAGTTTCCATATTCCTGCCGCTGGCATATTAGTGATCATTAGTTCTCCTCTTCTCTAACCACCCTCTTCAGTTACTCAAGATTAACCATatgacccctgagagtgattaacatctaatttctcctcatgaTATCACCTCTGACTCAAATATTAGGGTATCgagaatacaagaaatgatcatcaacttgAGAAGCTTTTGGTTGTGAAACATATatattctccttgttagcacctcaggaaatgtatacagaacagtatggagaatatgcatactggtgttagggtgtaaagggttaatgatttttttattattattttccagCTCGCTTTGTAAGAAACGGAGATTGGGACATAACAAACATCACACCTAGCTTAAACGAAACTGACCACGGTAACTGTTGTCCGTTCAAATTCAGCGAAGTGGTGTACACTCTGACGATGAAACGCAAATATCTTTACTACATGTTCTACGTATTTATTCCCTCGGTTCTACTGACGATCCTGGCGCTCAGCAGCTTCCTGATCCATGTTGAAAGCGGCGAACGCATCGGTTTTGTCACAACTATTCTGTTGGCAATGACTGTGTTTCTGCTCTTCATTCCGTCTTTCCTTCCAGTTACCTCGGAGGGCCTCCCAGTCTTAGGAGTGAACCTTCAGGCCACTATGATCTTAATAGCTGTGATCCTTTTCGCAAACATCTTTGTCCTAAGAGTATACTTCTTGGAAGGAACGCCGCCTACATGGGtcgaaaaattttgcaacttctTCAGCCTTAAGAAGGGTCCAGAGGTAAGGAGCCTCACCTCTTCACGCCCCAGTAGTGTTTATCCTTCAGCCGCGAAGTCCCTCGCAACAACGGCTGGTATTGAGTTGAATGACTTCAGTAGAGGAAGCTCGCCATTGGTTAAACCGTCCCTAGTCCCAGAATTCACGTGGCGGCGGGTGTCAATGAAATTGGATCAAGTGTTTTTTGTGGTCTTCATTATTATTTCGTCAATTACGTACGCAGTAACATTCGCAACTTAAAGAGTCAGTATCCTTACgttttatttaacaaagaaattccTCTTGGCTGCGAGtctgttcagtttatggaacCAAAGGGGGAAAGAGAGGAAATTATAAAAATACATACAGAACCTTATAGGAAGATCAAATAAATTTCCTCGTGACAAAACCAAAATCCTTCACCATAAAGTGATACAAACTGATGTAAAAAAGGAAAGCGCTTTTTTTAACATGAATAAATCTACCTTAACTAACTTTTCTCTTGAGAAACCTCTTTTGAATAATAATCACCTTAAAACAGTTTTCCCCTCCTCTTTTAGTCCGCAGCTCGAAATCCTCGGTCGCGTTTTTGTCTCATTCCGCCTTTCTCCCCTGTTATGATTCTGAAACGTTCTAGATCTTCAACATCTGATAtctaatatatttattttcatacaaCTAATGTCCTGTGATAATTCCTTCAAATAAAATTCACCAGTAATTTGAATTAAAGAGTTCAATGTATTACCTATGGCGACCGAAAtacgttttttcttttcaacagaaaaacaaggtctcattattaattctaGTTCGTTCCCTTTTTCGAGTGTTCAGCATGCTTTGTATAAGAGGGTGTCCTTTCTTCTCA
This is a stretch of genomic DNA from Pocillopora verrucosa isolate sample1 chromosome 12, ASM3666991v2, whole genome shotgun sequence. It encodes these proteins:
- the LOC131790084 gene encoding neuronal acetylcholine receptor subunit alpha-7, translating into MNQILASLTSVVLSSMLTVSLGTTNSSWEHHIREDLLENYDRKVRPVLKGKKVVEVSFALRVSRLVKVDNQEQLVVLDTWVIQNWNNEFLTWNASQYDDVDRVHFDPSEIWVPDLALFNNGDDRINLAGGTSKFVTDVAVDSKGRCVWSGPATFKVNCEMRINDWPFDEQTCQLAFGSYTYGKNLLKIRLFKDNRQFSTRFVRNGDWDITNITPSLNETDHGNCCPFKFSEVVYTLTMKRKYLYYMFYVFIPSVLLTILALSSFLIHVESGERIGFVTTILLAMTVFLLFIPSFLPVTSEGLPVLGVNLQATMILIAVILFANIFVLRVYFLEGTPPTWVEKFCNFFSLKKGPEVRSLTSSRPSSVYPSAAKSLATTAGIELNDFSRGSSPLVKPSLVPEFTWRRVSMKLDQVFFVVFIIISSITYAVTFAT